The Salinivibrio kushneri genomic interval TTCCATCACCAAGTTCCCCACCATGGCAGAGCCAATTTCGCGCTCTCCGGTAGCGCGCAAACGTGACTTTATACTGTTGATCGCTTTTTCAATGTCATCGGCGCTCACTGGGCGCTTTTCTAATGCGCGTTGAATGCCGCCACGCAGTTTCTCTTCGTCAAACGGTTCTCGGTTGCCGTTGGTCTTAATCACCCGTGGCATCACTAACTCTGCCGTTTCGAACGTGGTATAACGCTCTGCGCACGCCAAACATTGGCGGCGACGGCGAACTTGGTGACCATCAGCCACAAGACGAGAATCGATCACTTTGGTGTCGGTAGCACCACAAAATGGACAGTGCATGAGTGTCGCCTCCTCAATATCGTCTTGCTAGTGTAACCGATTTGTAGCGATGAAAAAGCCTATTGAAGAGGACTTTATGGTGGTTTTGTGTGCTAAACAAACCCTGTAAGGTCGGTGATGCCTGTAAAAACAAAAAAGACGCCCTAAGGCGCCTTATAAGCTATTCATTTTCGTGCCAATAATTAGGCATACACAGGCAGGCGACGGCAAATCGCTTGCACTTTTTCTTTGGTCTCGGCAATCACTTGCTCATTACCGATGTTATCCAAGACATCACACATCCAGTGCGCAAGCTGCTCGGCATCCTGCTCGGTAAAGCCACGACGTGTAATCGCAGGCGTGCCCACACGAATGCCAGAGGTGACAAACGGACTGCGTGGGTCGTTCGGCACACTGTTTTTGTTGACCGTGATGTTAGCGGCACCTAACGCGGCATCGGCTTCTTTCCCAGTGATGTCTTTATCAATTAAATCAACCAACAACAGGTGGTTGTCAGTGGAATCCGATACGATTTTATAACCGCGAGCTTGGAAGCCTTTGACCATCGCGCGGGCATTATCAATCACGCGCGCTTGGTAGGCCTTAAACTCAGGCTCCATTGCTTCTTTAAACGCCACGGCTTTACCCGCAATCACGTGCATCAGTGGGCCACCTTGGCCACCTGGGAACACCGCAGAGTTGAGCTTTTTATAGAGGTCTTCACCAGCATTCGACAAGATCAAACCACCGCGAGGCCCCGCCAGGGTTTTGTGGGTGGTGGTGGTGACCACGTGCGCGTGTGGCAAGGGATCAGGATATACGCCCGCCGCAATCAGACCTGCGACGTGCGCCATATCCACCAACAGCCATGCACCGACTTTATCGGCGATTTCACGCATGCGCTTCCAATCCACCACTTGTGAGTAAGCAGAGAAGCCACCGATCAGCATTTTGGGTTTGTGCTCCAGCGCCAGCTGTTCCATTTGCTCGTAATCGATCTTGCCCGCTTCATCAATGCCATAAGGGATTACATGATAATGCTTACCAGAGAAGTTGACCGGCGAACCATGGGTTAAATGACCACCATGCGCCAGGCTCATACCTAAAACCGTGTCGCCTGGATTTAGCAGCGCCATATACACGGCACTGTTGGCTTGTGAACCTGAGTGAGGCTGCACGTTGGCATATTCACAACCAAATAACTCACACGCGCGCTCAATCGCGAGCGCTTCCGCTTTGTCTACGTACTCACAGCCACCGTAATAACGCTTACCGGGGTAACCTTCTGCGTACTTGTTGGTCAGTTGAGAGCCTTGCGCTTCCATCACGCGTGGGCTGGTGTAGTTTTCTGATGCGATCAGCTCAATGTGTTCTTCCTGACGTGCCGTTTCTTCTTCAATGGCGGCGAACAGGGCGGGATCGTAATCCGCGATATTCATGTCACGCTTTAGCATTTGTCTCTCCTGACTTAACATTGGCGGGCAATAACCCCAAAAGCGAACGCTAGGGCGCTTTCAACTCCCCTAGCAAAAACGTGTGCTGGTGTGATGGCTTCGATCACCCCTTGGCTTAGTCGCCTTAACATGACAAATCAAAGCGATTAAGCCAAGGAAAATTGCTCATTCCAGCCGCCCCACGCAAACGTTTTCGTCGCCGCCATGACTGCGTTCGCTATTCTACAAAAAATCCACCCTGTCAGGTAGTCTGTGTCACACTTTTTTATTGCGCATGACGATGATAATGGTCGGGCGTCAACGCACATGGGCGGTGTAAAGATTTTACAGCTGAGTATCATAATACTGACATTCTACATTCAAGTGATTTACCTCATCGGCTTTCTCTTCGACCTAATTGGCGATAAAATCCGCGCCCGAAAATCCCATTAACCTTTTTTACCGCCGGCCCGCTGGGTTTTGGCGGCCTTTTTGTTGTTATCACGTTTTTGTTTTTATCACGCTAATTAAGTAGGGAGAAGCCGTGTGAGTCAGTACCAACACAGCTTTAAAGAAGACATTATTGCTATCGCCTCGGGCGCGTTTCTGGTCGCCCAAGGGGTGTTTTTTTTGCAACAAGCCGGACTCTTAACCGGGGGCACCACAGGTCTTGCCTTGTTGGTCAGCCAGTTTACCGACCTATCGTTCGGTACTTTGTATTTTCTGTGTAATTGCCCGTTTTATTTAATGGCGTGGTTTCGTATGAGCCCACGCTTTGCTGTGCGTAGCTTACTCGCGGGGGGCGCGGTATCGGTGATGGCTGACCATATTGCCTACTTCTTTGAAATTACCTGGCTGGCCCCGGCGTACTGTGCCGTCATTGGTGGTTTGCTAATGGGCGTCGGCATGCTGATGATTTTCCGCCACAATGCCAGCTTGGGCGGCTTTAACGTGCTGGTACTCTATTGTCAGGACAAGTTTGGGATCTCGGCAGGAAAGCTACAAATGAGCATCGACTGCACCATTCTCGCGTTATCTTTCTTCCTCATCGATTTAAACCTACTGATGTGGTCGGTGGTTGGCGCGATCGTACTCAACTTAGTGTTGGCGATGAACCACAAGCCTGGGCGCTATCAGGCGCATCCTGCTAACCCCGGCGCTTGAGCGGCCTATCAACGCCAAGCCATACAACAAGACGGCGCAAACCAACAAAGCCAAGCATGATGCTTGGCTTTTTCGTAGTGACTTAACTGCACTCAGACGCGTGATTAAATCGCTTCTTCGTCTTCCTCACCGGTACGGATGCGCACCACACGCTCAACATCAAAGACAAAGATTTTGCCATCACCGATTTTACCGGTTTGTGCGGTATCAATAATGGTATCGACACACTGCTCGGCTACATCGTTACTGACGATCACTTCAAGCTTCACCTTAGGCAAAAAGTCGACCATATATTCGGCGCCACGATACAGCTCAGTGTGGCCCTTTTGACGACCAAATCCCTTTACTTCTGAGACAGTCATCCCCGTGATGCCCACATCAGCAAGCGCTTCGCGCACGTCATCGAGTTTAAATGGCTTGATGATGGCTTCAATTTTTTTCATTGTGTTATCCCTCTCGTTGGCCGCAGCCGGTCCTGATGGATCAAGTGTTTAGCTGA includes:
- the glyA gene encoding serine hydroxymethyltransferase, which translates into the protein MLKRDMNIADYDPALFAAIEEETARQEEHIELIASENYTSPRVMEAQGSQLTNKYAEGYPGKRYYGGCEYVDKAEALAIERACELFGCEYANVQPHSGSQANSAVYMALLNPGDTVLGMSLAHGGHLTHGSPVNFSGKHYHVIPYGIDEAGKIDYEQMEQLALEHKPKMLIGGFSAYSQVVDWKRMREIADKVGAWLLVDMAHVAGLIAAGVYPDPLPHAHVVTTTTHKTLAGPRGGLILSNAGEDLYKKLNSAVFPGGQGGPLMHVIAGKAVAFKEAMEPEFKAYQARVIDNARAMVKGFQARGYKIVSDSTDNHLLLVDLIDKDITGKEADAALGAANITVNKNSVPNDPRSPFVTSGIRVGTPAITRRGFTEQDAEQLAHWMCDVLDNIGNEQVIAETKEKVQAICRRLPVYA
- the glnB gene encoding nitrogen regulatory protein P-II, which produces MKKIEAIIKPFKLDDVREALADVGITGMTVSEVKGFGRQKGHTELYRGAEYMVDFLPKVKLEVIVSNDVAEQCVDTIIDTAQTGKIGDGKIFVFDVERVVRIRTGEEDEEAI
- a CDS encoding YitT family protein, with the translated sequence MSQYQHSFKEDIIAIASGAFLVAQGVFFLQQAGLLTGGTTGLALLVSQFTDLSFGTLYFLCNCPFYLMAWFRMSPRFAVRSLLAGGAVSVMADHIAYFFEITWLAPAYCAVIGGLLMGVGMLMIFRHNASLGGFNVLVLYCQDKFGISAGKLQMSIDCTILALSFFLIDLNLLMWSVVGAIVLNLVLAMNHKPGRYQAHPANPGA
- the nrdR gene encoding transcriptional regulator NrdR, with protein sequence MHCPFCGATDTKVIDSRLVADGHQVRRRRQCLACAERYTTFETAELVMPRVIKTNGNREPFDEEKLRGGIQRALEKRPVSADDIEKAINSIKSRLRATGEREIGSAMVGNLVMEALKELDKVAYIRFASVYHSFEDIREFGEEIARLQK